The genome window TTCCGGGACGCACATCGATATGCCGTCGCATTTCATCGAAAAGGGCAAACGGCTGGGAGACTACGCACCTGCAGAATTTATTTTTTCCGCAACGGTGGTGGAAATTGATAGCCCGGAAGCCATTTTCGCAGCGGATGTTCACGCGGCATCGCCGGAACCGGGAACTGCGTTGCTGTTCAAAACCGCAAATTCCCTGACAGGTTCCTGTTGCAACGGAAAATATACCAAGGATTATGTGTATCTTTCCGCAGATGCAGCAAATGCATGCGTTGAGAAAAAAGTGGCGTTAGTGGGCATCGATTATATTACCATAGAAGATCCCGATGATCCGGATTTTCCGGCGCACCACGCGGTGCTCGGCAACGGTATTTTCATTTTGGAGGGCGTTAATTTACGCGATGTGCCCGCAGGAAAATACACCTTGATTGCGTTGCCGCTCAACATTCCCGATGGTGAGGCATCGCCGGTCAGG of Calditrichia bacterium contains these proteins:
- a CDS encoding cyclase family protein, with amino-acid sequence MKSYFTVIFSAKFTEDFPNDQVEIPMKLQFEQIFDISVRLGEESITFPGDPAFEREVLMNIPESGICELSGLRMSAHSGTHIDMPSHFIEKGKRLGDYAPAEFIFSATVVEIDSPEAIFAADVHAASPEPGTALLFKTANSLTGSCCNGKYTKDYVYLSADAANACVEKKVALVGIDYITIEDPDDPDFPAHHAVLGNGIFILEGVNLRDVPAGKYTLIALPLNIPDGEASPVRAILLR